One Octopus sinensis linkage group LG11, ASM634580v1, whole genome shotgun sequence genomic window carries:
- the LOC115217120 gene encoding protein kish-B — protein sequence MTNVYSFDGLLVFGLLVICTCAYMSRVPRLKNWFLSEKKGVFGIFYKASVIGIRLHIPVALSCVMMGIYILLLK from the exons ATGACAAACG tTTACTCATTTGATGGTCTGCTGGTGTTTGGACTTTTGGTCATTTGTACTTGTGCTTATATGAGCCGAGTCCCTCGTCTAAAGAATTGGTTTCTCTCAGAGAAGAAGGGTGTTTTTGGAATCTTCTATAAAG catcAGTGATTGGCATACGGCTTCATATACCTGTTGCACTGAGTTGTGTAATGATGGGTATATACATTCTACTTTTGAAGTAa